CAGCACCTCGCTGAGCGCATTCCTCAACCGTGTGGCTGCGATGACCAGCCGCCAAGACCTCATCGAGGCCCTGTCCACGTCTCGGCTCTCTATGCCCACACTCCTGGGATGACTTGCCCACAGAACTTGCACTTGCCATTCACGATGTGGTTCGCCACCACGGTAAAGCCTTGGCGTTGGATGAGCATTTCGCCACAATGGTGACAGTAGGTGTTATCCCCCGGATGCCCCGGCACGTTGCCAATGTAAGCATAGTGGATGCCCTCTTCCAGCGCGATGTTGCGTGCCATTTCCAACGTCTCCACCGGCGTCATGGGCAAGTTGGTTAGTTTGTACTGGGGGTAGAAGCGGCTAAAGTGCGTCGGCACGTCGGGTCCCAGTTCGTCCATGATCCAGCGACACAGGCCACGCAAATGCTCTTCTTCGTCGTTGAGCGTGGGCACCACCAGCGTGACGATCTCCAGGTGAATGCCTTGTTGCCGAATGGTCTTCATCGTCTCCAGCACGGGACGCAAGGCGCCTTGGCAAACGCGGATGTAAAAATCGGAACTGTAACCCTTGAAGTCAATCTTGATCGCATCCACTGCTTGGCACAACTCGATGAGTGGGGCGGTGTTGATGAACCCAGCGCTGACTACCACGCTGCGTATCTGCTTTTCTCGCGCCAGTCGTGCGGTGTCCAGCATGTACTCATAGAAGACGGTCGGCTCCGTGTAGGTGTAGGCGATGACGGGGCAATCGTACCGCTGAGCCTGAGCCACGACTTGTTCAGGTGGCAAATCCACATAGTCCACTTCCTCCGGACGGCGCTGTGAGATCTGCCAGTTCTGGCAATAGAGGCAGTGCAAATTGCAGCCGGCGGTGGCCAGGGAAAAGGCCTGGCTTCCGGGCAGGTAATGGTAGAAGGGCTTCTTTTCGATGGGGTCTATGTGCACCGCACAAGCGCGTCCGTAGACCATCGTGTAGAGGGTGCCAGCGCGATTTTCGCGCACACCGCATTCGCCACGCTGACCATCAGCAATCGCGCAGCGCCTGGGGCAGAGATCGCACATCACTTGCGTTGAGGCTGATTGCCCGCTGGGCTTCTTGTAGTAGAGAGCGGGGCGCATATAGGATGGAATAGAGATGGGCGTAGGCACAGCAGATGTCGTGAGTGTAGCAACCGCAGCAGGTGCAGTGGACATGGTGGGTGGCAGTGGACTGGGACTGGGCTGCTCTGTGCCCGGTTGGCAGGCTGTCAGTGCTTCACCCGCAAGCAGGCACACGCCCGTATGCAGCAGCGTGTTCAGAAATTGACGCCTGGTAATCCGAGCCATAGTTCAATCTCCTAATAGGGCCGTTTCCAATCACGGCATACGCTTCACTGATGATAATATAGTGTAGCACATTTCCCGATAATGCGCAAAGACCGTTTGTGGCGTCGGGTCATTTCGGGCAACCGCTTCTAAAAATGAAAAGCCCGCGGGCCATTCTAGCGCCTGCGGGCATCTTTTCGGTTGGAGCCGGGGAATTGAGCCCCGGATGTTCACTTCGTCGCCAAGACGACATATTCACCAGCGCCATGGTATTCGTACACCTGGCCATCGGCCACTAGGCGAATGACATAGCCCGGCGTGATGACGGTGAGGTACATCTTGCCTGGCTCGGGCACGCCCAGGCTGCTA
Above is a genomic segment from Chloroflexota bacterium containing:
- the amrS gene encoding AmmeMemoRadiSam system radical SAM enzyme, producing the protein MRPALYYKKPSGQSASTQVMCDLCPRRCAIADGQRGECGVRENRAGTLYTMVYGRACAVHIDPIEKKPFYHYLPGSQAFSLATAGCNLHCLYCQNWQISQRRPEEVDYVDLPPEQVVAQAQRYDCPVIAYTYTEPTVFYEYMLDTARLAREKQIRSVVVSAGFINTAPLIELCQAVDAIKIDFKGYSSDFYIRVCQGALRPVLETMKTIRQQGIHLEIVTLVVPTLNDEEEHLRGLCRWIMDELGPDVPTHFSRFYPQYKLTNLPMTPVETLEMARNIALEEGIHYAYIGNVPGHPGDNTYCHHCGEMLIQRQGFTVVANHIVNGKCKFCGQVIPGVWA